GGACGATACTTGGCCGGCTGACGGGCCGCCGCTGGTCTGGAAAAAATCGGTCGGCGCCGGTTACGCCGGGCCGGTCCTCTCCGAGGGGCAGGTCATCTTGTTCCATCGGGTCGGCAATCTCGAGGTGGTCGAGTCGCTCGATCTGCAAACCGGCGACAAGAAGTGGAGCACCAGCTTTGACGCAACCTATCAGGGATCGATCGTGCGGGACAATGGGCCCCGCTGCACGCCGCTGATCGTGGGCGACGCCGTGGTGCTATTGGGCGCCGGCGGCAATCTGTACTGCGTCGATTTCGCCACCGGCAAACGCCTCTGGGATGTTGACCTGGTCGAGAACTATGGCGCCCAGGAGGGATACTTCGGATTTGGCAGTACGCCGATTGCTATCGACGGCGCCCTGCTGGTCAACGTCGGCGGTCGTAATGGCGCCGGCATCGTCGCGTTCGATTTGCAATCCGGGCGAGAAAAATGGAGGGCGACCAACTTCGCCGCCAGTTACGCGGCCCCGTCGTCGGTCAAGATTGGCGACAAGACCTGGGCGATCTTCGTGACGCGGCTCGACGCCTGTTTGATCGATCCGCAAACGGGCGCGATTGGCTTTCAGTTTCCCTTTGGGATGCGGGGGCCGACGGTTAACGGCGCGACGCCGATCACTTGGGGCGATCATCTCTTCGTCACCTCCAGCTATGGCGTGGGGGCAAAGCTGGTCAAGTTTACCGACCGCAATGCGCAGGTGCTGTGGGCCAGCGACAGTTCGCTCTCGAGTCAGTACAACACGCCGATTTATCTGGATGGCGCCTTGTATGGAATTAACGGCCGCGAAGACGTTGGCGCCGCTTCATTGACATGCGTTGATGCGATGACCGGCAAAGTCCACTGGACGCAGCAAGATTTTGGGACGGCGCATTTGATCTTGGCCGACGGCAAGTTGATTGCGATCGCCAATGACGGCGTCGTCTATTTATTGAAACCCGATACGAAACAGTTTCGACAGTTGGCCCGCTTTGACGGTTTCCGCGATGTGCCGCGGGCTGTGCCGGCGCTCTCTGGCGGACTATTGGTCGCCCGCGATACGGCAGACGCAGGACGTGGGCAGCTGAAGTGCTTTCGCGTCGGCAAGAAATAAAGGAAGCCCGCGGTCGAGGACGATCGACCGCGGGCTTTGTACGCTTCTCTGAATGAATTGTGCGCTCCTCGCGCGGGCTGGTCGACTAGACCGCCATCGCTTGACGAGCTTTGCGGTAAAAACCGATGCTCTCCAGCGAGGCGTAGACTTCTTCAAGCGTCTTCTCACCGAAGTTCGAGATGCTGAGGAGGTCTGCACGCGTGCAGTTGAGGAGGTCTCGAACGGTGAAAATGCCACGTTCTTCGAGACAATTCGTCGTGCGAACCGTGAGGCCGATTTCCGCGGTGCTCATTTCGAGCTTGGACATCAAGCTTTCGGATTCTTGAGCAGCAGCATTCAGAGGAATTCGCGTCATGGGTTCCCTCCCAGGCAATAGAGTGGAGAATGGTTACGGTTCTTCCCTGGAACCGTTATTTGGGTCATTCGATGGCGGCGACTGCGGCGCCACGTCCCTCGAACTTGAGTTAATATACTCGTCGCGCCAGGTTTGCACAGGACTTTACAAAAGATTTACGGGAACAACACCCGTAGTGCTAGCACTTGGTCGTCAACCAATCACCTCCTTTCAGCACGTAACGGATGACAGCAGATCCCCATCAATCGCTTACCGATCCGCAGCGCGAAGCGGTGTTGCACGTCGACGGACCGCTGCTGGTCTTGGCAGGTCCTGGTAGCGGCAAGACGCGAGTTATTACGCATCGAATCGCCAATTTGTTGTCCTGTGGGGTTCGCGCTTCCAACATCGCAGCGCTTACCTTCACCAACAAAGCGGCCGACGAAATGCGGTCTCGGCTGGATCGCTTGGCGCCGGGCGAACATGTTTCGATCGGAACGTTCCACCGTTTTTGCGCGCGACTCTTGCGGCAATACGCAGAGTATCGGGGCCTGCAGCCGAACTACACGATCTACGACGCCAGCGACTCTTTGTCGCTGCTGAAGCGAACGATTCGCGAGACCGACGTCCAGCTGACGCACGCCACTCCGGAGCAGGTCGCCTCGGCGATCAGCTGGGCCAAGAACCATCTGATCACCGCCGATCGCTACACCGGCGGGGTAAACGCGACCGGCTCGATCGTCGAGCGGGTTTATCCCAAGTACCAAGCGGCCCTGCAGCAGGCCAACGCGGTCGACTTCGACGATCTGTTGATGCATGTGACGTTGCTGCTAAAAGAAAACGAAGAGCTGCGGTCTTCGCTCGACGATCGCTTTCGCTACATCCTGGTTGACGAATACCAAGACACCAACCTGCCGCAGTACGCCATCGTGCGGGCCCTGTCGATCAATCACCCGAACTTGGGCGTGACCGGCGATCCCGACCAATCGATCTATGGCTGGCGCGGCGCCAATCTGAAGAACATTCTGGAGTTTGAAAGCGACTTCCCTGATGTGAAGGTCGTCCGGCTTGAGCAGAACTACCGCAGCACGCCCAACATCTTGTCGGTCGCCGACGCCCTGATCGCCAACAACAAGCAGCGAAAGAAGAAGTCGCTGTTTACCGACAATCCGCCCGGCAAGGCGGTCCGCCTGATCCAATACTCGACGCACAAAGAAGAAGCCCAGGCGATCGCCGCTCGGATTTCGGCCAACGTCGCGCAAGGCAAACGGCGACCGCGCGACTACGCCATCTTCTATCGCATCAACGCGTTGTCACGGACCTTTGAAGATGCGCTGCGTCAGCAAGGGGTGCCGTACAAGATCGTCAGCGGGGTCGAGTTCTATCACCGCAAAGAGATCAAGGATCTGCTCGCTTACGCGCTGCTAATGAACAATCCCCGCGACGACGTGGCGTTTGAACGAATCGTCAACGTCCCGCGGCGGGCGATTGGCAAAGCGACGCTGCTGAAGCTGCGGGTGCACGCAGCGATGGAAGGGATTTCGATGCTCGACGCGGCTCGCGAAGCGGGCATGGTCGACGGGCTCGGCAATCGCGGCGCGGTGGCGCTGGCGAAATTTGTCGCCCTGTTCGATCGACTGTCGACGAAGATCAACGATCCGGTCGAAGAGATCCTTGGGTTCATCCTTTCCGAGACCGAGTTCAAAAAGCAGTACGAAGATTCGGACGACGTCGAAGACCAGAGCCGGCTCGAAAATATCGAAGAGCTCCTTTCTTCAGCCCGCGAGTACGACGCCGAGCATCCGCATGACGGTACGCTGGAGCACTACCTGGAAGAAAAGACGCTGGTCAACGAGACCGACGACTTTGACGCCGAACTCGACCGCGTCACCCTGATGACGCTGCATGCGGCAAAGGGGCTGGAGTTTCCGGTCGTCCATATTGTGGCGATCGAGCAAGGGCTGCTGCCGCACGAGCGATCCCGCGAGAATCCGGACCAGTTGGAAGAAGAGCGGCGGTTGTTGTTTGTGGGGATCACCCGGGCCGAAGAAGAGCTCGACATCAGTCTGGCCCGGTATCGCGACTTCCGCGGGAAGCGGAATATGACGATTCCGAGTCCGTTTTTGATGGAATTGCCGCGGG
This sequence is a window from Blastopirellula retiformator. Protein-coding genes within it:
- a CDS encoding ATP-dependent helicase, translated to MTADPHQSLTDPQREAVLHVDGPLLVLAGPGSGKTRVITHRIANLLSCGVRASNIAALTFTNKAADEMRSRLDRLAPGEHVSIGTFHRFCARLLRQYAEYRGLQPNYTIYDASDSLSLLKRTIRETDVQLTHATPEQVASAISWAKNHLITADRYTGGVNATGSIVERVYPKYQAALQQANAVDFDDLLMHVTLLLKENEELRSSLDDRFRYILVDEYQDTNLPQYAIVRALSINHPNLGVTGDPDQSIYGWRGANLKNILEFESDFPDVKVVRLEQNYRSTPNILSVADALIANNKQRKKKSLFTDNPPGKAVRLIQYSTHKEEAQAIAARISANVAQGKRRPRDYAIFYRINALSRTFEDALRQQGVPYKIVSGVEFYHRKEIKDLLAYALLMNNPRDDVAFERIVNVPRRAIGKATLLKLRVHAAMEGISMLDAAREAGMVDGLGNRGAVALAKFVALFDRLSTKINDPVEEILGFILSETEFKKQYEDSDDVEDQSRLENIEELLSSAREYDAEHPHDGTLEHYLEEKTLVNETDDFDAELDRVTLMTLHAAKGLEFPVVHIVAIEQGLLPHERSRENPDQLEEERRLLFVGITRAEEELDISLARYRDFRGKRNMTIPSPFLMELPREEMEVTEEQTAFGGDLSYEETYFPEFPISGQTSLDPPRPTPPLGITNIRTAADLLGDRGDEAKPRVEPNAFVQGMVVTHDEYGLGKIVALSGEGAKRTATVRFAGGAGEKKFRLAYSPLRPANSNRP
- a CDS encoding DNA-directed RNA polymerase subunit alpha C-terminal domain-containing protein: MTRIPLNAAAQESESLMSKLEMSTAEIGLTVRTTNCLEERGIFTVRDLLNCTRADLLSISNFGEKTLEEVYASLESIGFYRKARQAMAV
- a CDS encoding outer membrane protein assembly factor BamB family protein, with product MICLRNALFFLTIPLIAAVSQAGEWPQILGPTRNGVAEGEKLDDTWPADGPPLVWKKSVGAGYAGPVLSEGQVILFHRVGNLEVVESLDLQTGDKKWSTSFDATYQGSIVRDNGPRCTPLIVGDAVVLLGAGGNLYCVDFATGKRLWDVDLVENYGAQEGYFGFGSTPIAIDGALLVNVGGRNGAGIVAFDLQSGREKWRATNFAASYAAPSSVKIGDKTWAIFVTRLDACLIDPQTGAIGFQFPFGMRGPTVNGATPITWGDHLFVTSSYGVGAKLVKFTDRNAQVLWASDSSLSSQYNTPIYLDGALYGINGREDVGAASLTCVDAMTGKVHWTQQDFGTAHLILADGKLIAIANDGVVYLLKPDTKQFRQLARFDGFRDVPRAVPALSGGLLVARDTADAGRGQLKCFRVGKK